The genomic interval GCTCGTGGCCGTGGACGGTAACTGAAGGCAGAAGACGCGGACGACACGGGCGACGCGAACGGTCGCGTCCGTCCGGTCCGAGACGCGGTCGCTACGACTGCCCGGCCCGCGACCCGACCCAGACGCCGAGCGTGAGGCCGTAGACGAGGTGGCCCGCGTGGAACACGACCGACTCGTCGCCCTCCAGTTCCATCCCGACGAGGTACGGCAGGACGACCCGTTCGCCGAACACCGAGAGCGCGAGGCCGTACAGTGCGCCGGCGACCAGTCCGACCGTCTCCGGATGCTCCTCCCGCGGTTCGAGCCACCGCCACGCGAACCCGAACCCGATGCCGCCACCGACGCCGTAGAGCAGGTGCACGGCGAGCGCCGATAGCGGGTAGTCCTCGGGCGACCCGCCGAGCCAGCGACTGAGGAAGTGCGCCGTCGGCGGGAGCGACCGGGCGGCCGGTTCCCGGAACAGCGTCATCACGAGCGTCGCCATCGCGCCGCCGACGCCGCCCGCACGGAATCTCGACTGGCGGTCGTCGGCCGACGAACCGGTGTGGTCCCGGTTCACTCGTCTATCTTCGACGTGATCTCGGTCGCCCGGTCGCGCGCTTCGGCCTCGTCGTCGACGGCGTCGGTCGGGAGGAGGACGCTCTGGACGACCCAGTCGTCGCCGCCCTCCCGGTGGCCCGTCCGGACCTCGCTCCCCTGGACGACCGACTCGGCGGGCGACCGCGCCCAGTCGGGCGTCCGTATCTCGTCGAACTCGTCGGGGTCACGGAACCGGACGTGGTAGAACTCCTCGGTCCGTTCCACGTCGTCCACTGATGGCGTCTCGACCATGGACGCCGGTTCGAGGGAGCCGAGCAAGAACCGCCTGCCAGCAGTGGCCGCGTGGTTATACGACCCGACGCGGCGCGTCCGTCGCCGACGACACCCGCCGCCCTCACCGACGGTGGAGAGGCGCGGTGACGTGCGGGCGTGGCCGAGGTTCAGTTCGCCAGCAGACAGTGGTCGAGCGCGAGAGACCGGACCCTGCTGGTGGTCGTTGGTATCGACTGGGACTCGGCCACCTGTAAAAATAGATGTGTCGTGAGGAGTCGGACTACGGAGTTACGCCAGGTCCGTCGTCTCCGCCTGCTCGTCGAACTGCTCGCCCATCTGCGAGAGCTCTTCGAGCGCTTCCTGCTCCTCGCGGAGCGTCTCCTCCAGCGTGTCGGCGACGTCGTCCAGGCCGAGGTCCTGCGCCATCGGCGTGAGGTTGCCGTAGAGCGCGATCTCGTAGTGCTCGGACTTCTGCCCGGCGGCGACGTTGAACCGGTCGAGGATCTGCTGGTCGGGGTCCTGGCTCGTGAACTCCTCGTGGTCCTGGATGAGCCCCTTCACCGCGTTGTCCTCCTTCTCCTCGGGCGACTCGCCGATCTCGTCGAAGACGTCTTCGAGTCGCTGGACGTGCTGCTCGGTCTCCTCTCGGTGCTCCGAGAACGCGTTGCTGATCTCCTCGTCGCTCGTTCCCGAGGAGAGCTCCTCGAGCGCGTCGAGCAGCTGGTTCTCCGTGTAGTACGCCTCTTTAAGGCCGGCGACGAACAGGTCGTCTAGACTGTTTACACTCATCGTTTTCTCCATCCGAACGGACTCCTGCAGTTTCAGTAAGTACCGGGCTTGTTCAGGCCAGTGCAGTCGGGGCGGACTGTTCGCCACTGTCGGTACTCTGCGTCACCGACCGTTCGGCGACGCTCCCCACGAGAGCGACGGCCGAGACGCTCGTCGGCAGGAGAGTGAGAGAGAAAACGACCGGCGTTGGGGCGCACGCGACCCCTCGTCGCGTGCGCCCCACGAACCGGTGAGCGTCCCCGGGGCGTCCGTACTCGAACCGGGGTCAGGGAGTCGTCATCATCCCGTCGAGTTCGATGAACTCGGTACTACCACAACGACAGTTCTCGTCTGCCGTCGGGAGCATGATACTGCCGTCGTCGTGAACGACCGCTGACGACCGGCGTCTGCAGTCGACGCATCTGACGAATGTGCGTTTGGGCATGTCTCTGGTGTCGAGTCGCCGGACGGTGACCGAAGCCCCCTCCGGTGGCGTGGCCCGGTCGGGGCGACTCGATACCGAGAGGTCACTCGCCTTGACACATACACTCACGCCTTGCGAAATGGAGAACTGCTCGACTGCGGGAGGGTCGAGGGCGGACCGGTCCGGGTCAGTCCCCGTCGTACTCGTCGGTGAACTGCTCCGTCTTGCTCTCGATGATGCGTGCGAGCATCGTCGCGAAGCGCGTGTTCGCGCTCCACATCGCGCTCTCGTCGTTCGGACTCGCCGTCGCGTCGAGCATCCCGATGAGCAGGGTGTGACCGTCCACGATGAGCATCCGGTTCGACTCGGGGTCGTGGAACCGCTCTTCGGTGACGCGGACGGACTGGACGCCCTCGATGTCGCTGAACCGTTCGAGGACGGCCGGGTTCTCGCTCATCCCGACGACGCTCACGCCTCGCTCGACGAGCGACTCGAGCGTCGCGACGAGCGACGGCGGGAGCAGCGCCGGGTCGCTCGCGGCGAGCAGGACCCGCTCCTCGGCGTCGCCGAGCAGGTCCTCGACCCGGTGCGTGACGTTCTCGGTTCCGCGCGTCACCCAGATGTCGGGTCGGTGTTCGTCGGTGTCGCTGGCGAGCGACCCCTGGACCTCGCGGAGGTACTCGGTCGCGCGGCGGCGTTCGCGCTCGAAGCGCTCGGAGAGGCGGGCCATCGCCTCGTCGAGGTCGACCGCACGGAAGCGCGTCGGCGAGGCGTTCTGCACCTCCAGCAGCCCTCGCTCTTCGAGGGAGTCGGCGGTGCCGTACACCTGCGAGCGCGGCACGTCGGTGACGCGAGCGATCTCGCTCGCCGTGGCCGTCCCCAGTTTCTGGAGGCCGACCAGCACCTTCCCCTCGTAGCTCGTCAACCCGAGGCGTTCGAGGGCGTCGAGGGCGTCCGACTCGTCCATCGTCGAGTCACCCATCTAGTCCTCCGCGGTGGTCGACGTCGTCTTCCCACCGGCGGTGGTCGACCGTCCCGGGCCGAGGTAGCGATACCAGACGACGAGCAGACTCGGGAGCACCAGCACGCTCGCGAGGAACGCGTAGATGATGGTCAGCCCCGTGATGATGCCGAACTGGCGGAGCGGCGGGAGGATGGCGAACGCGAGCACGCCGAACCCGCCGACCGTCGTCGCGGCGCTGCCGAGCAGTGCGCCTCCCGTCCCGGTGACGGCACGGCGCATCGACTCCCAGAGGTCGCCCGTCCGTTCGAGTTCCTGGTTGAACCGCTCGGAGAGGTGGATGGAGTAGGCGACCCCCAGCCCCACCGTGAGGCTGGTGATCATCCCCGTCAGGATGTTGAACGGGATGTCCATCAGGTACATCGTCCCGAGAATCCACGAGACGCTGAGCGCGACGGGGAGCAGGGTGACCGCCCCGAGCGTCGCGCTCCCCTCCGTGATGCGGTAGGTGAGCATCAGGAAGGCGAACGTCGCGACCAGCGTGATGATGAGGCTCTCGACGACCGTCTGGAGCAACTGGTCGGAGACGATCTTGAACAGGATGGTCTGACCGGTCGCGGTCGCGGTCAGGCCGTCGACGTCGACGTCGCTCGCGATGGCGCGCATCTCCTCGGTGACGGCGTCCATCGACGCCGACCCCTTCGTGGAGACGACCATCCGGACGGCCTCGTACTCGCCGTCCTCGGTCTGAGAGATGACGCCCGCCGCCTGGTCGGGCGCGACCTGGAACAGCGTGTCGAACACCTCGCCGACGTTCTGGTCGGGGACGCCGTCGCCGTCGGTGTCCGCGGCGGTGAACGTCGCGTTGAACGTCTCGTTGCTGGCGGCGACGGACTCCATCACCGACAGCGGACTGCGAATCTCTGCCTCGTCGTTCGAGAGGACGACGACCACGCCGCTGGAGGCGGCGCGCTCCTCGGCGTCACCGAGCTTCTGCATGGCCTCGGCGCTGGCGACGCTCGTCCCGCCACTCTCGACGAGTATCTGTGACTGCGAGTCCTGCCGGACGAAGTTCTCGTTGACGTAGTCGAGGTTGTCCTTCGCGGAGTACTGACTCGGCTTGAACGGTTCGGGGAGGTCGTACGTCCACTGGGGCGGACTGTCCGCGATGAAGTCCTCCTGGTTGAACGACGTGTCGACCTGCGACGCGCCGTACGCGCCACCGGCACTGATGAGCAGTGCGACGAGGATGACGACGAACGGCGCCTTCCGGGCGGCGGTCGACCCGGCGGCGAGCACCGAGGAGAACCGGCCGCCGCCGGTCCCGAACGCGCTCTTCGTGCGGTCCCAGCCCCGGCCTTCGAGGAAGCCGTCGACCTCGATCTTGATGGCCGGGATGAGGATGCCGAACACGAGCAGGGCGGCGGTGATACCGAACGCGCTGACGACGCCGAACTCCTGGATGGGTGGGAGCGGACTCGTCAGGTTCGAGAGGAACCCGATGACCGTCGTCGCCGTCACCCAGACGAGCGCGATGCCGACGCCCGTCAGGGCGATGCGCATCGACTCGCGGACGCCCGCCGAGCCGTGCTCGTTGCGCTCCTCGCGGTGGCGCATGAACACGTGGATGGCGTAGTCGATAGAGAGGCCGATGAGCAGGACGGGCACCGCGACGAACAGCTGGTTGAACGCGATGTCGGCCCAGCCCATGAACCCGAACGTCCAGATGAGCACGGTGAAGATGCCGAGCAGGCCGAGCACGATGTCGAGCACGTCGCGGTAGGCGACGATGAGCGCCAGCAGGACGAACAGCAGCGCGAGCGGCCCGACGATGGCGAGGCTGTCGGTCATCGACTGGGTGATCTCCTCGCCGATGATGCCGGAGCCGAAGACGAGCACCTCGTCGACGCTCCAGTCGTTCTCGGTGGCGATGTCCTGCATCGCCAGCTGGGAGTTCGAGATGGCGTCGCTCGTCTCGCCGGTCGGGGCGCTCGACTGGCCGTCGGTGGTCTGCGTGACGACGACCATCGTCGCCTCCGCCTCGGTCGTCCCCCTGTCGAAGTCCGTCGGCACGAGCGCCAGCACGGCCGAGCTACCGCCGTCGCCGCCGTTCTCGCCGAGCAGCAGCGAGAGGACGCCGTCGATCTGTGA from Halomarina salina carries:
- a CDS encoding YciE/YciF ferroxidase family protein — its product is MSVNSLDDLFVAGLKEAYYTENQLLDALEELSSGTSDEEISNAFSEHREETEQHVQRLEDVFDEIGESPEEKEDNAVKGLIQDHEEFTSQDPDQQILDRFNVAAGQKSEHYEIALYGNLTPMAQDLGLDDVADTLEETLREEQEALEELSQMGEQFDEQAETTDLA
- a CDS encoding TrmB family transcriptional regulator → MGDSTMDESDALDALERLGLTSYEGKVLVGLQKLGTATASEIARVTDVPRSQVYGTADSLEERGLLEVQNASPTRFRAVDLDEAMARLSERFERERRRATEYLREVQGSLASDTDEHRPDIWVTRGTENVTHRVEDLLGDAEERVLLAASDPALLPPSLVATLESLVERGVSVVGMSENPAVLERFSDIEGVQSVRVTEERFHDPESNRMLIVDGHTLLIGMLDATASPNDESAMWSANTRFATMLARIIESKTEQFTDEYDGD
- a CDS encoding MMPL family transporter, coding for MSRFDRFVDAVAGHTRIAIAVMLVLTVVLGAGAGMIEQSSSLDQFQSDSPESQKLTYIQGNFSTGAENTTSVQLIARDDNVLDKESMVGILELEQRLQTNETIEGTLVENDSIVGLPNIVATTAMQQQVGGELQRTNAEFQQLNATVSQERAALQNRSDTLNATAADLQRALGMLQQNPNASVEAAFEQVRSNTSVELDQEDYGTFQQAAQGVRNAQNQSQVEQAYQLGTQGVLRDQYSDLQERGEELQAQGERLRELGGELQTLNGELQNASNATLDEQLEQLQSMNQSQIDGVLSLLLGENGGDGGSSAVLALVPTDFDRGTTEAEATMVVVTQTTDGQSSAPTGETSDAISNSQLAMQDIATENDWSVDEVLVFGSGIIGEEITQSMTDSLAIVGPLALLFVLLALIVAYRDVLDIVLGLLGIFTVLIWTFGFMGWADIAFNQLFVAVPVLLIGLSIDYAIHVFMRHREERNEHGSAGVRESMRIALTGVGIALVWVTATTVIGFLSNLTSPLPPIQEFGVVSAFGITAALLVFGILIPAIKIEVDGFLEGRGWDRTKSAFGTGGGRFSSVLAAGSTAARKAPFVVILVALLISAGGAYGASQVDTSFNQEDFIADSPPQWTYDLPEPFKPSQYSAKDNLDYVNENFVRQDSQSQILVESGGTSVASAEAMQKLGDAEERAASSGVVVVLSNDEAEIRSPLSVMESVAASNETFNATFTAADTDGDGVPDQNVGEVFDTLFQVAPDQAAGVISQTEDGEYEAVRMVVSTKGSASMDAVTEEMRAIASDVDVDGLTATATGQTILFKIVSDQLLQTVVESLIITLVATFAFLMLTYRITEGSATLGAVTLLPVALSVSWILGTMYLMDIPFNILTGMITSLTVGLGVAYSIHLSERFNQELERTGDLWESMRRAVTGTGGALLGSAATTVGGFGVLAFAILPPLRQFGIITGLTIIYAFLASVLVLPSLLVVWYRYLGPGRSTTAGGKTTSTTAED